One Thermococcus kodakarensis KOD1 genomic window carries:
- the trmBL1 gene encoding HTH-type sugar sensing transcriptional regulator TrmBL1, giving the protein MREDEIIEKLQRLGLTKYESLAYITLLKLGPSKATDITKESGIPHTRVYDVLSSLHRKGFVDVMQGTPRLYKPVNPEVVLERIKEELIEDIEALKKAFLDLYREAHGEELPEIWTIQGFDNTLERAEHVIRTAKHEVLINTPFEFLKLLQGEIKNRKDVIFVIISNFGDEIPNWLKGDNIILARSGGAPWLMASWIIGDIDYALFFGALPKDRRREKFYSFWAKSPRIIQNYMHWFYTIYFDNSEVIKPLAYERLQKPVSLVNIRTLITVLKFAGLPRKAEIVGKLIDTKEPVTLDGEIVDYEYTPLTANVTFKYNGKQLKVGGIGSYFEDVEGEKFILLE; this is encoded by the coding sequence ATGAGGGAAGACGAGATAATTGAAAAGCTCCAGAGGCTCGGCCTCACCAAGTACGAGAGCCTTGCCTACATAACTCTCCTCAAGCTCGGGCCAAGCAAGGCAACCGACATAACGAAGGAGAGCGGGATTCCGCACACGAGAGTTTATGACGTTCTAAGCTCCCTCCACAGGAAGGGCTTCGTTGATGTCATGCAGGGCACTCCGAGGCTCTATAAGCCAGTGAACCCTGAAGTCGTGCTTGAAAGGATTAAGGAGGAACTCATCGAGGACATTGAGGCCCTCAAAAAGGCTTTCCTCGACCTCTACCGTGAGGCTCACGGTGAGGAACTCCCGGAGATTTGGACGATACAGGGCTTTGACAACACGCTTGAGAGGGCCGAGCACGTCATAAGGACTGCAAAGCACGAGGTTCTGATAAACACGCCCTTCGAGTTTCTGAAGCTCCTCCAGGGCGAGATAAAGAACCGCAAGGACGTAATCTTCGTAATCATAAGCAACTTCGGAGACGAGATACCGAACTGGCTCAAGGGCGACAACATAATCCTCGCCAGAAGCGGCGGAGCACCCTGGCTCATGGCGAGCTGGATAATCGGCGACATCGACTACGCCCTCTTCTTCGGTGCCCTGCCCAAGGACAGGAGGAGGGAGAAGTTCTACTCCTTCTGGGCAAAAAGCCCGAGGATAATCCAGAACTATATGCACTGGTTCTACACGATATACTTCGACAACAGCGAGGTAATAAAGCCCCTCGCCTACGAGAGGCTCCAGAAGCCGGTCTCGCTGGTAAACATCAGAACCCTGATAACCGTTCTCAAGTTTGCAGGCCTCCCGAGAAAAGCCGAGATAGTCGGGAAGCTCATAGACACCAAGGAGCCCGTGACCCTGGATGGGGAAATCGTTGACTACGAGTACACGCCCCTTACGGCAAACGTTACCTTCAAGTACAACGGCAAGCAGCTGAAGGTCGGCGGCATAGGCAGCTACTTTGAGGACGTCGAGGGGGAGAAGTTCATCCTCCTTGAGTGA
- a CDS encoding alpha amylase N-terminal ig-like domain-containing protein, with the protein MYKVFGFEENFIHGRVARVEFSLPDAGRWDYAYLLGNFNAFNEGSFRMKHEDKRWIIEIKLPEGLWRYAFSAGGEFLLDPENPEKELYRRPSYKFEREVSLAKIAGNDMVFHRPALLYLYSFGDRTHVLLRSKKGKVDAAYLVTDDTHVKMRKKADGEVFEYYEAVLQETEKLRYSFEVFLKEGKSLTLGPFEAAPFRLDAPSWILDRVFYQIMPDRFAKGRDHEPPFLSWEYYGGDLWGIVEKIDHLEELGVNALYLTPIFESMTYHGYDITDYLRVAERLGGEEAFRELVKALKSRDIKLVLDGVFHHTSFFHPFFRDVVERGEESEYADFYRVKGFPVVSEEFIRVLKSDLPPMEKYQTLKKMGWNYESFFSVWVMPRLNHDSPKVREFVARVMNYWLEKGADGWRLDVAHGVPPGFWREVREGLPDDAYLFGEVMDDPRLYLFGVFHGVMNYPLYDLLLRFFAFGEIGATEFINGIELLSAHLGPAEYFTYNFLDNHDTERFIDLAGKERYLCALTFLMTYKGIPAIFYGDEIGLRGSGEGMSAGRTPMSWDEEKWDFQILRQTMKLIELRRSLKSLQVGSFRVIGAGEKWFVYERKAGSERVLVGINCSWNDVETPVPSNGSNEQIKIPAFSSIIRVKDSMNVHIGSDLQE; encoded by the coding sequence GTGTATAAGGTTTTCGGGTTTGAAGAAAACTTCATCCACGGCAGAGTGGCGAGGGTCGAGTTCTCCCTTCCAGACGCCGGAAGGTGGGACTACGCATACCTTCTGGGTAACTTTAACGCCTTCAACGAGGGCTCCTTCAGGATGAAGCACGAGGATAAGAGGTGGATAATCGAAATCAAGCTCCCGGAGGGCCTCTGGAGGTACGCCTTCTCCGCTGGCGGGGAGTTCCTTCTTGACCCCGAGAATCCAGAGAAGGAGCTCTATCGGAGGCCTTCATACAAGTTCGAGAGGGAAGTGAGCTTGGCTAAAATAGCGGGCAATGATATGGTTTTTCACAGGCCCGCCCTTCTCTATCTCTATTCCTTTGGGGACAGGACTCACGTCCTCTTGAGGAGTAAAAAGGGCAAAGTGGATGCAGCTTATTTGGTGACAGACGATACGCACGTTAAAATGCGGAAGAAGGCAGATGGGGAAGTTTTTGAGTACTACGAGGCGGTTTTACAGGAAACCGAAAAACTGAGATACTCCTTCGAGGTCTTCCTCAAAGAGGGAAAAAGCCTAACCCTCGGCCCATTTGAGGCGGCACCATTCAGGCTTGACGCTCCCTCGTGGATTCTCGATAGAGTCTTTTACCAGATAATGCCCGACAGGTTTGCCAAAGGCAGGGATCATGAACCCCCTTTTCTCAGCTGGGAATACTACGGTGGCGATCTCTGGGGCATCGTTGAAAAGATCGACCACCTTGAGGAACTCGGCGTCAACGCCCTCTATTTAACGCCAATCTTCGAATCCATGACGTACCACGGCTATGACATAACCGACTACCTCAGAGTCGCGGAGAGGCTTGGTGGGGAAGAAGCGTTTCGGGAGCTCGTGAAGGCCCTTAAAAGCAGGGACATCAAGCTTGTACTCGACGGCGTTTTCCACCACACCAGCTTTTTCCACCCCTTCTTCAGGGACGTTGTGGAGAGAGGAGAAGAAAGCGAATACGCCGACTTCTACCGCGTTAAGGGGTTCCCTGTCGTTTCAGAGGAGTTCATAAGAGTTCTCAAATCGGACCTTCCGCCGATGGAAAAGTATCAGACGCTCAAGAAGATGGGCTGGAACTACGAGTCCTTCTTTTCCGTCTGGGTAATGCCGAGGCTCAACCACGACAGCCCGAAAGTCAGGGAGTTCGTTGCAAGGGTTATGAACTACTGGCTTGAGAAGGGGGCGGACGGCTGGAGGCTCGACGTTGCCCACGGCGTTCCACCAGGGTTCTGGAGGGAAGTTCGAGAAGGGCTTCCGGACGATGCATACCTGTTCGGTGAAGTTATGGACGACCCGAGGCTCTACCTCTTCGGTGTCTTCCACGGTGTCATGAACTATCCCCTATACGACCTCCTTCTAAGGTTCTTTGCCTTTGGAGAAATCGGCGCTACCGAGTTCATCAACGGGATTGAGCTACTGAGTGCGCACCTCGGCCCGGCGGAGTACTTCACCTACAACTTCCTCGACAACCACGACACGGAGAGGTTCATAGACCTGGCCGGCAAGGAGAGGTATCTCTGTGCCCTCACGTTTTTGATGACGTACAAGGGCATTCCGGCTATCTTTTACGGCGACGAAATCGGCCTAAGGGGTTCAGGCGAAGGTATGTCGGCAGGGAGGACACCGATGTCCTGGGATGAGGAAAAGTGGGATTTCCAGATACTCCGGCAGACCATGAAGCTGATAGAACTGAGGCGCTCTCTGAAGTCGCTTCAGGTGGGGAGCTTCAGGGTCATCGGGGCTGGAGAGAAATGGTTCGTGTATGAAAGAAAAGCTGGATCTGAGCGGGTTTTGGTCGGAATAAACTGTTCCTGGAACGATGTAGAGACCCCAGTGCCTTCTAACGGGAGCAACGAACAGATAAAAATCCCCGCTTTCTCTTCAATCATCAGAGTGAAAGACAGCATGAATGTACACATCGGTTCAGACCTGCAGGAATGA
- a CDS encoding extracellular solute-binding protein translates to MRKGIFALLLVGVLFLGVVASGCIGGGETTTTPSTSQSQTTSSPTETTSPTETTTTSPTETTTAPTVECGSGKVVIWHNMQPNELEVFQSIAEEYMAECPNVEITFEQKPNLEDALKAAIPSGQGPDLFIWAHDWIGKFADAGLLEPIDDYITDDILKDFAPMAVDAMQYKGHYYAMPFAAETVAIIYNKAMVSEPPKTFDEMKAIMEKYYDPDNEKYGIAWPINAYFISGIAQAFGGYYFDDATEQPGLDKPETIEGFKFFFTQIWPYMAPTADYNTQQSIFLEGRAPMMVNGPWSINDVKKAGIDFGVVPLPPITKDGKEYWPRPYGGVKDIYFAAGLKNKDAAWKFVKWFTTTPEVIKELSLQLGYIPVLKPVLEDPDIKADPVIYGFGQAVQHAYLMPKSPKMGAVWGGVDGAITEILQDPAHADFEAILKKYQEKILQDMGSS, encoded by the coding sequence ATGAGAAAAGGCATCTTTGCCCTCCTCCTTGTGGGGGTTCTGTTCCTGGGTGTCGTGGCCAGCGGCTGCATAGGCGGTGGGGAAACGACGACTACCCCAAGCACCAGCCAGAGTCAGACGACCTCGTCTCCAACAGAGACCACTTCCCCGACCGAGACCACTACTACCTCACCCACCGAGACCACCACCGCTCCTACTGTTGAGTGCGGAAGCGGCAAGGTTGTTATCTGGCACAATATGCAGCCGAACGAGCTTGAGGTCTTCCAGAGCATAGCAGAAGAGTACATGGCCGAATGCCCGAACGTTGAAATAACCTTCGAGCAGAAGCCTAACCTCGAAGACGCCCTCAAGGCAGCCATCCCGAGCGGACAAGGCCCAGACCTCTTCATCTGGGCCCATGACTGGATTGGAAAGTTCGCCGACGCAGGCCTTCTCGAGCCAATCGACGATTACATTACCGACGACATCCTGAAGGACTTCGCCCCGATGGCCGTTGACGCTATGCAGTACAAGGGGCACTACTACGCAATGCCCTTCGCGGCTGAGACCGTAGCAATAATCTACAACAAGGCCATGGTCAGCGAGCCGCCAAAGACCTTCGACGAAATGAAAGCCATCATGGAGAAGTACTACGACCCAGACAACGAAAAATACGGAATCGCCTGGCCAATCAACGCCTACTTCATCTCAGGCATCGCCCAAGCCTTCGGAGGATACTACTTCGACGATGCCACAGAGCAGCCTGGCCTTGACAAGCCCGAGACCATAGAGGGTTTCAAGTTCTTCTTCACCCAGATATGGCCGTACATGGCCCCGACTGCCGACTACAACACCCAGCAGAGCATCTTCCTTGAGGGCAGGGCGCCGATGATGGTTAACGGCCCGTGGAGCATTAACGACGTTAAAAAGGCTGGCATTGACTTCGGTGTTGTTCCACTCCCGCCGATCACCAAGGACGGCAAGGAGTACTGGCCGAGGCCCTACGGTGGTGTGAAGGACATCTACTTTGCGGCAGGCCTGAAGAACAAGGACGCCGCCTGGAAGTTCGTCAAGTGGTTCACAACAACTCCAGAGGTCATCAAGGAGCTCTCACTCCAGCTCGGTTACATTCCAGTCCTCAAGCCAGTGCTTGAGGATCCAGACATCAAGGCTGACCCGGTCATTTACGGCTTCGGTCAGGCGGTTCAGCACGCTTACCTGATGCCCAAGAGCCCGAAGATGGGCGCGGTCTGGGGCGGCGTTGACGGTGCAATAACCGAGATACTCCAGGATCCGGCCCACGCCGACTTTGAGGCCATCCTCAAGAAGTACCAGGAGAAAATACTCCAGGACATGGGCTCAAGCTGA
- a CDS encoding carbohydrate ABC transporter permease encodes MKKTTAAALMLILPGMAAFLFFNLWPIVYSIYLAFTNAQLGNFPIYNPQSAVEPMHFVGLENFKWALSDDKFINAFKWTWIFVFTSVTLKALAGLFLSLLYNSKYVKGKAIYRSLLIIPWALPLLFSVTVWKFMFDPVFGPINLVLKSIGITGPDWVNNPTWGFVALNIIEVWLAYPFMMTVITAALQSVPDTLIEAAIIDGANYWQRIWNVVVPIVGKPIAFATILTSAASFQYFMVPYIYNAGLFEDRFLLLYGFRKAFGASPHYGRAAAIMVIATLILAVYMYVNVRITRLQEGARG; translated from the coding sequence ATGAAGAAGACGACCGCTGCTGCACTGATGCTCATACTGCCCGGAATGGCCGCGTTCCTGTTCTTCAATCTCTGGCCGATAGTCTACTCGATTTATTTAGCGTTCACGAACGCCCAGCTTGGAAACTTCCCCATCTACAACCCCCAGAGCGCAGTTGAACCCATGCATTTCGTAGGCCTAGAAAACTTCAAGTGGGCACTCTCTGACGACAAGTTCATCAACGCCTTCAAGTGGACGTGGATATTCGTATTCACGAGCGTCACACTGAAGGCCCTCGCAGGCCTATTCCTCAGCCTGCTCTACAACAGCAAGTACGTCAAGGGCAAGGCCATCTACAGGTCGCTCCTCATAATCCCCTGGGCGCTGCCGCTCCTCTTCTCGGTAACCGTGTGGAAGTTCATGTTTGATCCCGTTTTTGGCCCGATTAACCTTGTGCTCAAATCAATCGGCATTACCGGGCCCGACTGGGTGAACAACCCAACCTGGGGCTTCGTGGCCCTCAACATAATCGAGGTCTGGCTGGCCTATCCGTTTATGATGACCGTAATAACCGCCGCACTCCAGTCAGTTCCGGACACGTTAATCGAGGCGGCCATCATAGACGGAGCAAACTACTGGCAGAGAATTTGGAACGTCGTCGTCCCAATAGTTGGAAAGCCGATAGCCTTCGCGACCATACTCACGAGCGCCGCGAGCTTCCAGTACTTCATGGTGCCGTACATCTACAACGCGGGCCTCTTCGAGGACAGGTTCCTTCTGCTCTACGGCTTCAGGAAGGCATTCGGCGCCAGTCCGCACTACGGCAGGGCCGCGGCGATAATGGTGATAGCCACGCTCATCCTGGCGGTCTACATGTACGTGAACGTTAGGATAACCAGACTCCAGGAGGGTGCCAGGGGATGA
- a CDS encoding ABC transporter permease subunit, with protein MMGRKRSEMLKSFVLTLLAIFIMFIILFPVYYIFTVSISPKSTLATTELELIPKQVTLDSYREVLFGFSGDRLMEDFEGRITGKGTIQNGKLYVTDGTLIGTVKYGPFTGLKFEIPVSRATFTVNGGSGSGDFSGNVKGTIILTRINDDGTIGFGIVRNVTLTEGTINGVKVSGQMDGYIRARDTGKAEFTALGKFVNSNFFKYLKNSLILATLTVVLALIFVVPAAYAFSRLQFFGREHILYFYLMFTQVSGGLGIAGLIALYGMLVKLGLYGKLPVLAFIYAAGSVPFNTWLLKGYIDSISPDFDEAALVDGANYFQIIRHVLLPMALPGIATVAVFAFIGGWTEFILASLLLGQESQPLAVWIYSLLGGIGRGIDWSYFAAAALLFALPVFVMFILAQNYIRSGLTVGGLKE; from the coding sequence ATGATGGGCCGTAAGAGATCCGAGATGCTCAAGAGCTTCGTCCTGACGTTGCTGGCTATCTTCATAATGTTCATAATCCTCTTCCCAGTGTACTACATCTTCACAGTCTCGATAAGCCCAAAATCAACGCTCGCAACGACCGAGCTGGAGCTCATACCAAAGCAGGTCACCCTGGATTCGTACAGAGAAGTCCTCTTTGGATTCTCCGGCGACAGGTTGATGGAGGACTTTGAAGGAAGGATAACCGGAAAGGGAACAATTCAGAACGGCAAGCTCTACGTAACAGACGGCACCTTAATCGGAACTGTAAAATACGGGCCTTTCACGGGCTTGAAGTTTGAGATTCCAGTTTCCAGGGCAACTTTCACCGTCAACGGCGGCTCCGGCAGTGGGGACTTCAGTGGAAATGTTAAAGGCACGATAATCCTGACGAGGATCAACGACGACGGAACTATAGGCTTTGGAATAGTCAGGAACGTCACACTCACAGAGGGGACGATTAACGGAGTAAAGGTCAGCGGACAGATGGACGGGTACATTAGAGCGAGGGACACCGGAAAAGCAGAATTCACTGCCCTGGGCAAGTTCGTGAACTCCAACTTCTTCAAGTACCTGAAGAACAGCCTCATCCTGGCGACCCTTACGGTAGTACTGGCACTGATCTTCGTCGTCCCGGCGGCCTACGCCTTTTCAAGGCTCCAGTTCTTCGGCAGGGAGCACATACTCTACTTCTACCTGATGTTCACGCAGGTCTCGGGCGGTCTCGGGATAGCGGGACTTATAGCCCTCTACGGAATGCTCGTCAAGCTCGGCCTCTACGGCAAGCTTCCGGTGCTGGCCTTCATCTACGCCGCAGGAAGCGTGCCCTTCAATACGTGGCTCCTCAAGGGATACATAGACTCGATAAGCCCCGACTTCGACGAAGCAGCACTCGTTGACGGTGCAAACTACTTCCAGATAATCAGGCACGTGCTCCTTCCAATGGCACTCCCGGGAATAGCGACGGTGGCAGTCTTTGCGTTCATCGGCGGATGGACGGAGTTCATCCTGGCAAGCCTCCTCCTGGGTCAGGAAAGCCAGCCGCTGGCGGTGTGGATATACTCACTCCTGGGTGGAATCGGCAGGGGAATTGACTGGAGCTACTTCGCTGCTGCGGCGCTGCTGTTCGCCCTGCCCGTGTTCGTGATGTTTATCCTCGCCCAGAACTACATAAGGAGCGGCCTCACTGTTGGAGGCCTTAAAGAGTGA
- a CDS encoding ABC transporter ATP-binding protein, with the protein MAEVKLINVWKQFGDFTAVKDMNLHIKDGEFMILLGPSGCGKTTTLRMIAGLEEPTKGQIYIGDKLVADPEKGIFVPPKDRDIAMVFQSYALYPHMTVYDNIAFPLKLRKVPKDEIDRRVREVAEMLGLTELLNRKPRELSGGQRQRVALGRAIVRKPQVFLMDEPLSNLDAKLRVKMRAELKRLQRQLGVTTIYVTHDQVEAMTMGDRVAVINQGQLQQVGTPEEVYDRPANTFVAGFIGSPPMNFMDATVTEDGFADFGEFRLKFLPDQFEVLREKNLVGREVIFGIRPEDIYDALFAQVKIPGENMARALVEIIENLGGEKIVHLSIGDVTFLGKFPAESRVQEGQEVDVVFDMRKAHVFEKGSGKAVF; encoded by the coding sequence ATGGCGGAAGTAAAGCTCATCAACGTCTGGAAGCAGTTTGGCGACTTCACGGCCGTTAAGGATATGAACCTCCACATAAAGGACGGCGAGTTCATGATACTCCTCGGTCCGAGCGGCTGTGGAAAAACCACTACTCTGAGAATGATAGCTGGCTTGGAAGAGCCGACGAAGGGCCAGATATACATAGGAGACAAGCTCGTCGCCGACCCCGAGAAAGGTATCTTTGTCCCGCCCAAGGACAGGGACATTGCCATGGTCTTCCAGAGCTACGCTCTCTATCCGCACATGACCGTCTACGACAACATAGCATTCCCACTCAAGCTGAGGAAGGTTCCAAAGGACGAGATCGACAGACGCGTCAGGGAAGTCGCTGAGATGCTCGGCCTCACGGAGCTCCTCAACAGAAAGCCAAGGGAGCTTTCAGGTGGACAGAGACAGCGTGTCGCCCTTGGAAGGGCCATCGTGAGAAAGCCGCAGGTCTTCCTCATGGACGAGCCGCTCTCGAACCTCGACGCCAAGCTGAGGGTGAAGATGCGTGCCGAACTCAAGAGGCTCCAGAGGCAACTCGGCGTCACCACCATCTACGTCACACACGACCAGGTCGAGGCAATGACGATGGGAGACAGGGTCGCCGTCATCAACCAGGGCCAGCTCCAGCAGGTAGGAACGCCTGAGGAGGTCTACGACAGGCCTGCGAACACATTCGTTGCAGGCTTCATTGGAAGCCCGCCGATGAACTTCATGGACGCCACCGTTACAGAGGACGGCTTTGCAGACTTCGGCGAGTTCAGGCTGAAATTCCTCCCAGATCAGTTCGAAGTGCTCCGGGAGAAGAACCTCGTCGGCAGGGAGGTCATCTTCGGCATAAGGCCCGAGGACATCTACGACGCCCTCTTCGCCCAGGTCAAGATCCCAGGGGAAAACATGGCCAGAGCACTCGTGGAGATCATTGAGAACCTCGGTGGAGAGAAGATAGTACACCTGAGCATTGGTGACGTTACCTTCCTCGGCAAGTTCCCTGCCGAGTCAAGGGTTCAGGAAGGCCAGGAAGTTGACGTCGTCTTCGACATGAGGAAGGCCCACGTCTTCGAGAAGGGAAGCGGGAAGGCCGTCTTCTGA
- a CDS encoding UPF0146 family protein: MPIEDFADFIASRVPKGKVVELGIGFQFKVALRLKELGYDVLAVDWNPASVEKAGELGINAVRDDLFSPNLELYRGVKALYSVRPTPEIVRSILELGKKLGVPVYILPLAGDVMPKTMRLINYRGLAIYVKDI; encoded by the coding sequence ATGCCAATCGAGGACTTCGCGGATTTTATAGCATCCAGGGTTCCGAAGGGAAAAGTCGTAGAGCTCGGAATAGGCTTTCAGTTCAAAGTGGCTCTAAGGTTAAAGGAGCTTGGCTACGACGTTCTTGCCGTTGACTGGAATCCCGCCTCGGTTGAGAAGGCCGGGGAGCTCGGGATCAACGCCGTTCGGGACGACCTCTTCAGCCCGAACCTAGAACTCTACCGCGGGGTTAAAGCCCTATACTCAGTCCGACCCACTCCTGAGATAGTGAGGTCCATCCTGGAACTTGGAAAAAAGCTGGGTGTTCCCGTCTATATTCTCCCGCTCGCCGGGGACGTCATGCCGAAAACCATGCGGCTCATCAACTACCGAGGCCTGGCCATATACGTGAAAGATATTTAA
- the glmM gene encoding phosphoglucosamine mutase encodes MRLFGTAGIRGTLWEKVTPELAMKVGMAVGTYKSGKALVGRDGRTSSVMLKNAMISGLLSTGMEVLDADLIPTPALAWGTRKLADAGVMITASHNPPTDNGVKVFNGDGTEFYVEQERGLEEIIFSGNFRKARWDEIKPVRNVEVIPDYINAVLDFVGHETNLKVLYDGANGAGSLVAPYLLREMGAKVLSVNAHVDGHFPGRKPEPRYENIAYLGKLVRELGVDLAIAQDGDADRIAVFDEKGNYVDEDTVIALFAKLYVEEHGGGTVVVSIDTGSRIDAVVERAGGRVVRIPLGQPHDGIKRYKAIFAAEPWKLVHPKFGPWIDPFVTMGLLIKLIDENGPLSELVKEIPTYYLKKANVLCPDEYKAEVVRRAAEEVERKLSSEIKEVLTISGFRIALNDGSWILIRPSGTEPKIRVVAEAPTEKRRDELFEMAYSTVSRIVKEAEKK; translated from the coding sequence ATGAGGCTCTTTGGAACAGCGGGGATACGTGGAACCCTCTGGGAGAAAGTTACGCCAGAGCTCGCCATGAAGGTTGGAATGGCAGTCGGGACCTACAAGAGCGGGAAGGCCCTCGTCGGGAGGGACGGAAGGACTTCTAGTGTAATGCTGAAAAACGCCATGATCTCTGGTCTTCTGAGCACTGGGATGGAAGTCCTCGACGCGGACTTGATTCCCACTCCCGCACTAGCGTGGGGAACGAGGAAGCTCGCGGATGCTGGGGTTATGATAACGGCCAGCCACAACCCTCCCACGGACAACGGGGTAAAGGTCTTCAACGGCGATGGGACGGAGTTCTACGTCGAGCAGGAGAGGGGGCTTGAGGAGATAATCTTCTCCGGGAACTTCAGAAAGGCAAGGTGGGACGAGATAAAGCCCGTTAGGAATGTGGAGGTTATCCCTGACTACATAAACGCGGTTCTGGACTTTGTTGGCCATGAAACGAACCTTAAAGTCCTCTACGACGGTGCCAATGGCGCCGGAAGCCTCGTCGCCCCCTACCTCCTGCGAGAGATGGGGGCGAAGGTCCTCAGCGTCAACGCCCACGTGGATGGCCACTTCCCGGGCAGGAAGCCGGAGCCGAGATATGAGAACATAGCCTACCTCGGAAAGCTGGTGAGGGAGCTGGGCGTTGACCTCGCGATAGCCCAGGACGGGGACGCTGATAGAATAGCCGTCTTCGACGAGAAGGGGAACTACGTTGACGAGGACACCGTTATAGCGCTCTTCGCCAAGCTCTACGTTGAGGAGCACGGCGGCGGGACTGTAGTTGTGTCAATAGACACGGGCTCAAGGATAGACGCGGTAGTTGAAAGGGCAGGCGGAAGGGTCGTGAGGATTCCGCTCGGACAGCCCCACGACGGCATAAAGCGATATAAAGCCATCTTCGCCGCTGAGCCCTGGAAGCTCGTCCACCCGAAGTTCGGACCATGGATAGACCCGTTCGTAACGATGGGTCTCCTCATAAAGCTCATAGACGAGAACGGCCCGCTGAGCGAGCTCGTCAAGGAGATTCCAACCTACTACCTGAAAAAGGCTAACGTCCTCTGTCCCGACGAATACAAGGCCGAGGTCGTTAGAAGGGCCGCCGAAGAGGTCGAGAGAAAGCTCTCCAGCGAGATAAAGGAAGTGCTAACTATCTCGGGCTTCAGGATTGCCCTGAACGACGGCTCGTGGATACTGATAAGGCCGAGCGGAACCGAGCCCAAGATAAGGGTCGTGGCTGAGGCTCCAACCGAGAAGAGAAGGGACGAGCTGTTCGAGATGGCTTATTCAACAGTTTCTAGGATTGTAAAGGAAGCCGAAAAGAAATAA
- a CDS encoding MBL fold metallo-hydrolase yields the protein MIEITFLGSGGGRFITITQFRSTGGFHIAASRNIYVDPGPGALVRSWRYKLDPRKLDAIFVSHRHVDHCNDLEVMVEAMTGGALKKRGVLIASKSVVYGDEEHTPAISQYHINVLESVHIPEPGSKISIGDEELLITPSKHSDPTTIGFRMRTSLGDISYIPDTAYFDDLVRWHDGARVLIAAITRPRDMGIPYHLSTDDAVEMLKSMEKKPEVLVMSHIGMKMHFANPYKEAKYIENVTGVKTYVAKEGFRITVNKKEIAVRTLRPARFV from the coding sequence TTGATAGAGATTACGTTCCTCGGGAGCGGAGGGGGGAGGTTCATCACCATAACCCAGTTCCGCTCCACGGGAGGATTCCACATAGCGGCCAGCAGGAACATCTACGTTGACCCAGGGCCAGGAGCACTGGTCAGGAGCTGGCGCTACAAGCTCGACCCCAGGAAGCTGGATGCAATCTTCGTCTCCCACAGGCACGTCGACCACTGCAACGACCTTGAGGTCATGGTCGAGGCAATGACCGGCGGAGCGCTGAAGAAGAGGGGTGTTTTGATAGCATCGAAGAGCGTTGTCTATGGCGACGAGGAACACACGCCGGCGATAAGCCAGTATCACATAAACGTCCTTGAGAGCGTGCACATCCCAGAGCCGGGAAGCAAGATTTCAATCGGAGACGAGGAGTTACTGATAACCCCGAGCAAGCACTCCGACCCAACAACAATAGGCTTCAGGATGAGGACGTCCCTCGGTGATATCTCCTACATTCCAGACACGGCGTACTTCGACGACCTCGTCCGCTGGCATGATGGGGCTAGGGTTCTGATAGCGGCAATAACGAGACCTAGGGACATGGGCATTCCTTACCACCTGAGCACTGACGACGCCGTTGAGATGCTCAAGAGCATGGAGAAAAAGCCGGAAGTCCTCGTGATGAGCCACATCGGGATGAAGATGCACTTCGCCAACCCCTACAAGGAGGCAAAGTACATCGAGAACGTAACCGGCGTAAAGACGTACGTCGCCAAGGAAGGCTTCAGGATAACTGTTAACAAAAAGGAAATAGCGGTAAGGACCCTGAGGCCGGCGAGGTTCGTCTGA